TGACCCCGCCTGAGATGACAGTTCTCGTTGGCGGCTTGCGCGTCTTGAATACCAACTTTGGGCAGACAAAACACGGTGTCTTCACCAACCGCCCAGAGGCATTGACCAATGACTTCTTCGTGAACCTCATCGATATGAGCACAACCTGGAAGGCAGTCTCTGCGGACGAAGAGCTGTTTGCAGGCAGTGATCGCAAGACTGGTGAAGTGAAATGGACCGGCACCCGAGTCGATCTGATCTTCGGATCGAACTCGGAGCTGCGCGCCCTGGCTGAAGTCTATGCGGCTGCCGACTCCCAGGAGAAGTTTGTGAGTGACTTCGTGGCAGCCTGGACCAAGGTGATGGAGCTCGATCGCTTTGAACTCACCTAGTTTTGTGGAGTGTTTTATCGAGGAAACAAGAAATGGCTCCGGCGGGAACGAACTTACTGACCTGCCCCCATCATCCTCTCGATACAAACAGCAAGTAAAAATAGATAGCAACGATGGCAACGACGACTGCGCTTAGCAACCAATGCCGAAAGCGAAATTTCATTATCGAAGGCGCAAAAGCTACCAGCGCCAGATCAGGAGATCATTGCCACCCCAAGATTTTCTTTGCGGCTTATTTTTTCCACCAATCAACCAGAGACCATCTGCCACAGTTTTTCCCTGCGCGCTTCCAGTTTTTGGCGCACCCACCGAGGTCGTCAGCGATGCCGAGCATAAGCTCTTTGATCGTTGGTCTATGCGCGGGCAATCAGACCTCCGTTCCAGACTATCTGTGATGCAGACGGCCGCCAAAGTATCCTTCCCCGGCAGCCCCAAGCAACAGCAGCGCCACGCCGCTAATGTATATGAAATATCCTAAGTCGTAATCAGCAGTAGTGTAATCAATGGGACTGATTAGTTGATAAAGAGTAGTAATAATGCTAATGACAATCATGGAAAAAGCGATTCGGATCTTGTTGAGAAATAGTTTGCCCTTCACTCCGTTATAGCGGTTTTTCCAGGTAAACCAGCCAGTCGCTGTGGTGGGAACCATTACCAGCGTGCCGGCCACCAAGCTGACAAAGGCAGCCCGGGCAAAGCAAACTTCTTTTGTAATCAGATGCAAGCTCATGAATACGAAGGCTCCCAAAAAAGCAGAGATGGGGAAATGTATCATCAACACGTGCCAGTGAATCCGGTACCTGATTAGTGTCTTGCCTTCCGCCGGTTTGGTGGGCATCGGGGAGCTAATTTTCGGTCCCTTGGTCGAATAAAGTCATTCGAATGTTGCTGCTCCCGAACTTAACTCAGGAGAAACGGCACGCTAGCGGGCAAACTGCATTGATTAGCAGCTTGCTGACTATATACCACTGGCATGTCAAACCAAACAACAAAGTTCACTTGCGAGTGCTTCATCGCTCGTTCCAACCGGCTCAAAATATTAAGCTCCAAGTTCGAATACCGTTGCACCGCCTCTACCATCATTCGCACCCTGCGGATTCAGCTCCCAAGTGCAACACAAGGTCGTTTAACAGGCTGACCGGAGTTATTACACGGCAATGAATGAACCTCTGAGTTCTGCATGAAGGGGACGGTGCACTAATAGATATTTTCGCATCACATCAATAATCCGTTCAGGCAGATTTTCGCGAATGCGGCCATATTTCTGAGGTACTCCTTGCGGAGTGACGAATGCCGCTGTATAGTTCCGGCCGGGCTGAACCTCTTCATTGCCTGCAAACAGTTTTTGAATTCGGTGTCCCGGAGGGTTTTCTATCTTGAAATAGACATTTAGACCGAGACAGCGCTTGACATATCCTCCCATCTGCTGATACGGATCGCATGAAAACGTCCGTTCAAGATTCTCCTCCAGCATCGCCCTGATTTCCTCTCCCGTTAGCTCTACTGTTGAGACAGGCGGGTTCATGGGAATAATGTTGTAAAGGTCATTCAAGGTTATCTGTCCTGGAACTATTGGTGCGCCGTAGCGCCAGCCATTCGAAAATGCCAATTGCGCCCCCGTGTTTTCGAGCAGAGTCTGAAGGAGGAAGTTGTCCATAGTAGCTTCCAGCGTTGTGCCCCTGTTGAGCGCTGTGACAGTTTCACCGACAACCTCTGAGAGATCATTCTTATAGGGTGCAAGCGCCTGTCTTATCAGTTCATCTACTGTGGGGTCAGGTTGCTTGGCTGCTTCAACCTCAATCAACCGGTGCCGGCAATCTACAATTTGTCCACTATCCACCTCCAGGTCCAGGCGACCCAAAAAAGAACCATGACAGCCTGACTGTATAACAACAGTTTTCCCATTGAGAGCCGGTTTATAAAGACGGTTATGGGTGTGGCCGCTGAGACAAATATCTATGCCGCGCACCTCGGACAAAAGCTTCATCTCCTGAGGGAGCCCGAGGTGCGAGACCAAGACAATGAGGTCCACCTTTTCTTGAGTGCGCAGCACATCGATAATTGGCGGAAGTTCATCCTTGCCCAAGGTAAAGGATATGCCTTCGCTGTAGGAGGGTGGCATGGTCTTGTCCACGATATTTGAGGCTATCCCTACAAGGCCAATCCGTAATCCGCCGATCTCTTTTACGACATATGACTGAAAGACCGGCTTGTTTGTCTCTTTATCGTAAACATTGTTTGCCAGCATCGGGTATTCAAGCTCAGCGACCCGTTGCTGGAATACCTTTGGGCCATAAGCAAATTCCCAGTGAGCTGTCATGGCATCAAGTCCCAATGAATTCAAGATAGGAATCAAAGCCTGGCCCTGTGTGTTCAGGGCGGGATAAGTGCCGTGAATGGTATCGCCGCAGTCGCAAAAGAGAATGCGCCCCCGGCCCTCAGCCCGAATCTGTTTTACGATGGCGGCGATGCGGGCGTAACCTCCCGCAGGACGGTACACAGCGCGGGCGCCCTGCCAGAACATTTCCGGGTGTAAATCAAAATAGGCGTGGCTGTCGTTCATTTGAACTATTGTGAACTTGTTGCTCCCGCTCATCCCTCTCCCCTCATTTCCGTTAGTTCATTGTGTCCTTTTGGGGAATTCAACCAGCGCAAATTAGGAACCGAACATAGGCAAAGTGTCAGGTATAAAGCAAAAAGTATTATAGTCTGTCCATGAACTTCGTTGCCATTATCATCGGTGCTGTTACCGGTTTCGTTTCCGCTTTTTTTGGCATTGGCGGGAGCAGTATTGACACACCTGTTATCAGGACTTTCCTGGGTCTCCCGCCGCTGCAGTCGCTGGCAACGCCCCTGCCTCTCACCGTGCTCACCGCCTCCATTGCCATGTTTGCTTATCGCAAGGGGCGTCTGGCAGATTATCGCATCACTGGCTTGAGCCTGATAACAGCGGTGCCCGGGGTAGTGTTTGGTTCATTACTGACCGCCTATATTCCCGGCCAGTTCCTGATGCTGCTGACCGCGGTGGTGCTGGCTCTCGTGGGGATAGATTTTATCGTCAAGGATTTCACAGAAAAAACCCTGGTAATCAGCAAGCCAAGAAAGAGAGTGCCCGCCTGGCAGATTTTACTGGTGGCCGGATTCATCAGCATTCTGTCAGGCGTACTTGCCAATGGCGGTGGAATTTTCTTCGTCCCGGCGTTTGTTGTGCTTTTTCGCCTGCGGATAAAGGAGGCAATCGCCACCTCATTGCCGCTGGTGCTGATCCTGGCGCTGCCCGGAAGCGCCGTTCAACTAGCCCTGGGTCACGTGGACCTGGCGACGATGGCGATGATGGCGATCGGCGTTGTTCCGATGGCCTTTATCGGCGCCAAGCTGGACATCCACACCCGATCAAAGATGGTTATGCTCCTTTATGGTGTGGTTATGCTTGTTTTTGCCGTCTATTTCTTTATCAGCCAATTAAGATAATGAAAAGGCGCCTCTGCCTTAATCCGTTGCGCCTAGCCGAGGCTGGGCTAATATCTGCTTTTACGAGTGCGGAAGGCGATTGATTGAAAGTAATACCTGCATTGCTCATTTGCGCTGCCTTGCTGTTGGCAGGCTGTGGTTGCAGCAGCAGCGACACATCGTCTGAACCTGGGACCGTTACGGCGCCGAAGGGCAGCACAACCGGCGCCTGGTACCGTCCGCCGCTGGACGTCACCTGGCAATGGCAGTTAAAAGGAAAGGTCAATACTGCATACGCCGCGGAGATCTACGACATCGATCTGTTTGATTCATCAGAGCCCCTGATCGATTCGATCCAGGCATCGGGAAGAAAGGTCATATGTTACTTCTCCGCCGGTTCTTTTGAGGCCTGGCGTCCCGATGCGTCCGAATTCTCACCAAATGAAATTGGCAGCGTCCTGGCGGGGTGGGAGAATGAGAAGTGGCTGGATATTCGTTCGCCAAATGTCCGCCGGATAATGCAGAAGCGCCTCGATCTGGCGGCACAAAAAGGATGTGATGGTGTTGAGCCTGACAACGTGGACGGTTACGCCAATGACTCCGGATTCGACTTAACCGCCAGCGACCAGCTGGCATTCAACCGTTTTATTGCTGGCGAGGCGCATGCAAGGGGCCTGTCCGCGGGGCTTAAGAATGATCTCAATCAGGTTGACCAGCTGGTTGAATATTTCGATTTCAGTGTCAACGAACAGTGTCACGAGTTCGACGAGTGCGATCTTCTGGCGCCGTTTGCCGGAGCCGGAAAACCGGTTTTGAACGCGGAGTACGAAGTGGAGTTGACCACAAACGCTGCGGCGCGGCAGTCACTCTGTGACGTAGCCGCCGCGGAAAATTTCAGTACCTTGGTCCTGCCGATTGCGCTCGACGACTCCTTCCGCTATGCCTGCACATGAAAACAACGGTTTAACTTTTGGGAAATGTCTTGAGAGAGACATTTTTTCGTTCCCGGAAACTCGATTGCCGGTGCGACTCGAAATTTCGTGCCTCGCGATGTTAGCATGGCAGAATTGCCTGTGTGTTTAAGCGGGGGGCTTCCAGCCAAAGGCTAACCTGCGTTATCCATATAATCCAGAAAGGATTCCATGATGGAAATTGAAGCAACCACGATT
Above is a window of Actinomycetota bacterium DNA encoding:
- a CDS encoding catalase-peroxidase (has catalase and peroxidase activities) — its product is TPPEMTVLVGGLRVLNTNFGQTKHGVFTNRPEALTNDFFVNLIDMSTTWKAVSADEELFAGSDRKTGEVKWTGTRVDLIFGSNSELRALAEVYAAADSQEKFVSDFVAAWTKVMELDRFELT
- a CDS encoding 5'-nucleotidase C-terminal domain-containing protein, producing the protein MSGSNKFTIVQMNDSHAYFDLHPEMFWQGARAVYRPAGGYARIAAIVKQIRAEGRGRILFCDCGDTIHGTYPALNTQGQALIPILNSLGLDAMTAHWEFAYGPKVFQQRVAELEYPMLANNVYDKETNKPVFQSYVVKEIGGLRIGLVGIASNIVDKTMPPSYSEGISFTLGKDELPPIIDVLRTQEKVDLIVLVSHLGLPQEMKLLSEVRGIDICLSGHTHNRLYKPALNGKTVVIQSGCHGSFLGRLDLEVDSGQIVDCRHRLIEVEAAKQPDPTVDELIRQALAPYKNDLSEVVGETVTALNRGTTLEATMDNFLLQTLLENTGAQLAFSNGWRYGAPIVPGQITLNDLYNIIPMNPPVSTVELTGEEIRAMLEENLERTFSCDPYQQMGGYVKRCLGLNVYFKIENPPGHRIQKLFAGNEEVQPGRNYTAAFVTPQGVPQKYGRIRENLPERIIDVMRKYLLVHRPLHAELRGSFIAV
- a CDS encoding sulfite exporter TauE/SafE family protein, yielding MNFVAIIIGAVTGFVSAFFGIGGSSIDTPVIRTFLGLPPLQSLATPLPLTVLTASIAMFAYRKGRLADYRITGLSLITAVPGVVFGSLLTAYIPGQFLMLLTAVVLALVGIDFIVKDFTEKTLVISKPRKRVPAWQILLVAGFISILSGVLANGGGIFFVPAFVVLFRLRIKEAIATSLPLVLILALPGSAVQLALGHVDLATMAMMAIGVVPMAFIGAKLDIHTRSKMVMLLYGVVMLVFAVYFFISQLR
- a CDS encoding endo alpha-1,4 polygalactosaminidase; the encoded protein is MKVIPALLICAALLLAGCGCSSSDTSSEPGTVTAPKGSTTGAWYRPPLDVTWQWQLKGKVNTAYAAEIYDIDLFDSSEPLIDSIQASGRKVICYFSAGSFEAWRPDASEFSPNEIGSVLAGWENEKWLDIRSPNVRRIMQKRLDLAAQKGCDGVEPDNVDGYANDSGFDLTASDQLAFNRFIAGEAHARGLSAGLKNDLNQVDQLVEYFDFSVNEQCHEFDECDLLAPFAGAGKPVLNAEYEVELTTNAAARQSLCDVAAAENFSTLVLPIALDDSFRYACT